TCGTCatgcaaattaattattttatatattatttataaaatctttGTTTAGGCACACAATTGCCACACCATAGTATTATATCTCAACAAccatattgtaaataatttaatagtttGACAGAAAGATTACTTTTTTAGTCTCATTAAGTTTTGAAGAATTAAGAATATATGTGTTTAATTCCTCAATTTTGagaatgtactttttttttcttttttaattttcaaaattataagaataaatcatataattctcaaattttcaaaaaatactattttagtcCCTAAATTCTAAAAGTAAATGTAAGTTGAATTAtgctctttttttattttacacacAGTTGAATTATGATTCTTACTCCTAACTATACTTGTTCTAGTTAAATAATATAGTTATAATATAACATatgttttctatatttgttttcactatatacacatatacatTTGTTATAACATACTTAGATAAAATAATcactcaaataaaattaactgtacgggtttttttaaaaaaaaaaatgtatgggTAGTGCTATGATCAGTTAAGCTCatttggcaaaaaaaaaagttcattgtTTTGATCAccattaatttatattctatttgatattaataatGGTATTGGGTTTTTCTCAATTCCAGTACAATTATACTTGtgcaaaaaataataataattagtggATGCCATAGAATTAATAGGAccattatatttctttatattttttaagtaaaagtgaatttactaattttgGCTCCTTAtgaatgttatatatatatatgaaagtaaATGCTGAAtcttcatttattaaaatctattatctctttttatttttatggtgAGAATTGAAGAAATTATAGATGAGTTTcacaaaacagaaaagaacGTCTCTAACCCTAGCTCTTAAGAATATTAGTTATTTCTCTTATATCAACcaaatagattaattaatatagttttaGTTAAGTAGGTGTAGTTCTTATTAGTATTTCaaagtatattaaatattagatTCTCTTTGATCCTCAAACAAACATATGTTAgtgataatataaatataaatgtagaagcaaaaatgaatgaaattgaaagttaaatgAAATGATCACATctatacaaaaagaataatataggTAGAAAGTGCTAGGTTTTGGGGGAGAAAGTAAAAATTGGCCTTGTAAAGTTGAAACATGAACAGCTGTGTGTAAACCAATTGACTCACCCAAAAAAGATTCTGATGCCCCAAAActtgaaaagaggaaaaagaaagtttgacCACAAAACCCTAACAACAATATaatgagaaagaagagaaaaattaattaattaattaaaacaagacaataattaattggatttatattttaaacaacatTCCCATTTATGTAAATGTGCTCTTTAGGACCAAATCTCTGACTTAGACCTCTTCCCACCATTGACCTAACCTACtaatattttcacatttattagGCCCTATCTAGCTCTCTGCTTTGGCTACAACTTGATTGATATTATAGTAATAGTTGTGATCGTTAAATCACCCTATATGTCTTGAATTTGTAATacctaaaaacaaaaccaaggaAAATTAGGTcagatgacaaaaatatttagaaaaaacaactcaTTATACCTATTTcttgcatattgcgaatatgacaaaattagtaatataACGACTATCAGAAAACTATTGGAGGGCTATCAAAAGACTACAGAAaattatcgacttttaaatttgttacttttacgatttaaaaaatataatgacatAAACTCTATTatcctaaattatttttgctatttttggaatgaaaaaataaaaaataagaaccAACAAATGCATGCTCAAGTTAACAAAGCCTATAACCCATGTGATAGCTATACTTAGCCtttagtttattcttttttaaaaaatacttttaaaaaattaagcacatttaaaatagttaaattcttaaccaaattcttaaaaaaaataaaattttaaaattattttttgttggttcAAAAAACTTTATCTTtgacttttttaaatattggtaaaagtaaataaaaaagtaaaaaattaaaaatagatacATATTAGTGAGAACAGATGAACAGCAAGTACTCCCTATATGATATGGGTGTGCATTCAAACGAGtaacaaactaaatttttagaaTGTGAGTTGAAGATTATGTGGACAGGCTTGAgagtaacttttaattaattaaaaataacttttatacTACGATTAGAAACGTGttttaaagtgattttgaacGTATGATTTCaacatgaataaaaatttcttaaaattatttatgaaaaaactatttacaattGGGAAGAACACAAGTTCAGTTGGTCTAGAACAAAAAACATGCATTTGAGAGGACAAAgcccaaaaaaaaagaaaaaggaaaattttaacCAAGCATGCCTTCACAAAATTGCTATTTCACTAGTGATGTAAGAGGTTCTTTTAGaaacatattataattaaagattGTAATCAataatcttcatcttttcaatCTAGCTAGATCTTCAATATGCCCCCACTAACTTGGGTTTCTCatcttctatttatttattttattaaattaggtTATTCGAACGGATCATCTAAACATTTTTGAAATGATATGATATCGTCTACTTATTTATCCAAATTAGTGTTTTGCACCATTTGATatctaattgtttttatttatgtacTCATCATCATCTCTTTATCTAGCCATTACaagataaacttttttaacaatatttttcctttgaacAAAATATCATCTCAAACCTTCCCTCCAAATAGTCATTCCTACGTTCTTATTTTTATGTACTCATGATCATCTCTTTCATCTAAATATTACAAGATTTCCATGTTACATTATTTGAGcttatattactttttaacCTAGAACTAACTCCTAACTAGAGGATATTGCTTGTTTTCGGAAGTTCAACAATAACATATTCATTATAATAAGTATGTTATCGAGGCTCGTTATCTTTGATACCACTTTTTGGACATAAGTACTCTAATgactttatattttgttatatccaAAAGACTACGTATATCATTAGAGAATGTTGTTCCTTATTTATATTCACACGATCGATATCCTTTTATCCAATCaacatgaaattttaattgCATTTCCAGTACAAGCTCTTTGAAACATCTTATTACACCAACATAGATTTCTATTGCACCATTAATTGTGGGTGTGAGAGAAAGTGTAATCTGTCTAAAGATGGTGAGCTTATGAAATCCTCAAATACAAACTTCATATATACTAATATATACCCTTTaagcaaaattattttgattttcgaAGTTTGCTAAGATTTTAAGAATTCAggaaaaatggaaaggaaagTATATGTAATACTTATAATTGTCTTGCTCCACtttctaaaagaagaaaaataaaatgaaactgtaattttaaaattcaaatggtaatttatgtataatataaataatataatagaaTGAGTTTTGATTGGGCATGTCATAGtatcaaataataacaattgaaagaaagattctccaaaaaaaatgaaagaaaatgaaaaagagaagtaTCCCTAAGCATGCATGGTAATGGGAAATCCAAGCTTCAATTTTTGTCCAAAGATAATactttattcaattaattgaaGGCTATATGGAATCAAAGAAtacattatttcttttcacctttctttaataaaaaaattatcttctcatgatttggttttgtaaatcaaaacttgggttttgttttattttgtaactttGTTTAGATTTTCTAAGTTTATGCAGgtaccaagaaaaaaaaaagtatttttttaggGTTGGTGATTGGAAACCCTAGAAAAGCTTTGACTCTTTTTGCCTTTCACCCCAACACTGTTTATAAAATACCCTTCAAGGATCTTACTCTTTTCCCCTCtcttttgatgaaaaaaaaaaaaaaaaaaacttcaaaatcaaaactcaaaactacTCAACAAAACCCAAAGTGATACCAATATGAAGAAGATGTTCAAAATACCATTCTTGAGCTTAACCATTTGGCTTCTCTTTCTAATTTCTCCTCTTTCccactctctctctcatgCTCTTCAAGGTAATAATTTACGCttgaattattttacaatcaaaataacatttcattttttcaaaattatattcttcCCTTTAAATCCGCTTTACATGTAGATTACACTGATGAACCATTTCTACCTATTGGAGCGGAACTTTCTGAATCTTCTCTTGACGAGGTGactaattaatctttttatttcactaattttacaatttggagaaattagaaatttaagtttctaattgttttattttattttactggTTTTAGGAGAAAAACCTTGTGGGGTTTGATGCTATTGGCTTGAGGAAAATGGGGAGTGGAAGAAAGAGAGTGGAAGTGAAGAGAATAGTGAAGAAAGAGATCACTACTACAAATGATGGAAGACAAGAAGACGAAGAAAACTCACGAATTTCAGGTGCaaaccaaaatgatagaacatCCAACTTTGAAGATCAAAAGGGAGATTTTGGAGTTAGTAGAAAAAATTTGGGTgtcaaaaattgtaaaaataatgatGCTAAGACGCTCAATGTTGCTAGTTTTGTAACATTTGGTGCTGATTATAAAGGGCCTTTACACCACCCTCCTAGACATAACTGATCATCATTTAGTTAGCTATAGCTAGGGCAatgagggaaaaagaaaaaagaaaaaagaaaaagaaaaccatattCTGgacccctttttttttataggatctttttttttttttttttttggttttgtgttAGCTAGTAAAATGGGTCcattgatatatatagatatatattatatattatatatatatatatgtgtgtgtgtgatgaatgaaattattttgtaataccatcaaattttccttctccatagtttatttttctacaCTTTAACAGCTAATCCATCTTTATATATGTTTACCAAAACTTGAATAACTAGTACTCAAAATCATGAAATATGTACACCTTGTTTCATGCAGGATTATACCAAAAGAGTTCAAACAAGGCTCATCAAACCTCTCAAGTGAACCATGATCAGGTCTCTCCTCTCTTTTCCCTCctctctcaactttttttccaCTCCAATTTAAATGTCAAGCTCTTTAAGGAAGGTTACTAAATAATGTCGCAGCTAGTTGAGTTACAAGTTAgataagttttgttaattcTTGAGCAGGAGACTATCGACGCAGCAAGATCAAAGAATTCTCAACATGTTTATAAAGTGAAATCGACGAACTTGAAGAGGGTCATCTTGGCAAGAGATGACGAGACTCAAAGGCTTCTCAAGGCAGCTAGAGAGATAGCCAATTTGATGCACAAAGATTATAAGGAGTGGGCTCACCGCAAGCCACCAATCAATAACCGTGAACCTTTGCATTAAGATAGGGGAACCAAAAATAGTGTTTGAAATGGTTTAGTTTAGATTCTTAGCTACTTTTCCCCTCTATATATAGAAAGTGTAGTCTTTAATTTATAGTCTTTTTTAGCCTATAATTATCATATAGATATGTATAAGCACAATAACTCTTAGGGGATGCTGTTGATTTTATCCTTTTGTTACATTTTCCCTTCTTCTAGTtatatgtaatattatatagaTCAAATGCAACACAAAAGAACTATATAAGAACAAGAAATATCTATTTATTATGTATATTAATTAGGAcaactttcttttataaataattctGTCTTTGAGTTTTTTCATTGCTTATACATGTAgcaatctcttttttttttcttttcttttttcgctGCTTAAATATGATGAAAGATAAAGCTCTTTTTCTCATGGAAATCTACACATTATAAGCTGCAACAGCTGCAAAGACGATTGTTGAATCAAAGTTTCTAATTAAACTCTGGAGATGGAAAACTTGAGTTCCTTTCGGGATTGTTGAAACCGACTTCATGTGTGATCGATGTCGAAATGGAGAGTCGAATCCCCCGACTAGAACCAAATAACTTCTGTTTTCGTGTATCACTCTAAAAATTACTAGTAAAGTTAAGTACGAAGTCGATCCATATGGAGCTTTCAACGATTTCTTAGATTTAAAAGTCTATAGTAGGTAACCGGGGAGGGGGATTATGAGTTGTAATTTAAAGTTGTCAATGACAATGCGTTAAAGTAAATCAAGTGGAGGAATCGTGTTAAATAAGCAAGTATGATGATTAATTCATGCTATAAAATGCATGAATTTTAGCtattatttgtgaaattttattatgaaaaatatggcTGTGCATGAACTTACtcgcattttttttttttcttaatctgCTAAATTGAGGATATCGGGGTTAACTATGATTAAATagtattatttgttgttttagaACTAACATGGTGAGTTTTGGTAGGATTTGGGCCATTTTTGTTGATTATCTATTTGATGCACCCACACCAGATCTGAGGTGCTTAAATTATTGGGCCTTTAACTTTCCAAATTTCGAGTCGGTCAAGCTGAAGGTCAGTTCCGATTTTGGGTTATATGCAGTTGAGCAGCTCAGACATCGCCCCGATTTTGCCTAGGACTCATTTAGGCCTTGAAATTCGGTCTTTCCCGACTATCTTCGAGCATGGAGGATTGGAGGCTTCAGTTCACGACCATCAACTCCTCATCACCAACCCTATCTCCATCTTCACAGTTTTGCCATTGTCCAGTTTTCCACTTGAGTTCTTACTCAGGTTTCAAGTCAGTAGTCTCGCCAACCAAAATTCCTCTGAGGTGTATCAGCTCTAGGATCTCTCTTCCCACAAAGTAAGTGTCGAGGAACgattttcattttggaaaatatattcttaatcATCCTAGGAAAAGACTTGAAGCTTGAAGATTTACCCAAGTTATttcaattgtaattttttttcagcATTGTTATTCTGTTTTATTCTTGGTAATTATTTACTCTTCTTTTCTATACCCATCAAACTATTTTTGTAgcaatgattttttatttaataaaaaagctTATTTCATCATTTATAGTGAGCTAAACTCCTTTAGTGGTGTTGTTGTGAATGTTCTACGGACTTT
This is a stretch of genomic DNA from Cucumis sativus cultivar 9930 chromosome 4, Cucumber_9930_V3, whole genome shotgun sequence. It encodes these proteins:
- the LOC105435212 gene encoding uncharacterized protein LOC105435212, with translation MKKMFKIPFLSLTIWLLFLISPLSHSLSHALQDYTDEPFLPIGAELSESSLDEEKNLVGFDAIGLRKMGSGRKRVEVKRIVKKEITTTNDGRQEDEENSRISGLYQKSSNKAHQTSQVNHDQETIDAARSKNSQHVYKVKSTNLKRVILARDDETQRLLKAAREIANLMHKDYKEWAHRKPPINNREPLH